The genomic segment CACTTGATCGAGTCGAAGCCGATGCCGTCCCAGGTGGTGAAGGCCAGCGCGATCGAGGCCAGCGCCGTCACCCAGACGAGGGCGACGTGCAGGATCGTCGGCAGACCCGCCATCAGGCCCAGCGTGAGCCTGTCCCGGCGGGTGAGGAGCCGCCGGTGCCCCTGGGGCACCTTCGCGGCTTGTGCGGTCTTGGTGACAGGGCCGGAGCCCGGAGGCGGCGTGGCCGCCTCCGGGCTCTCGGTGGGGGTGGTCGTCATGTCAGGAGGTCATCCAGTCGTGAGGACGGTCGATCGTCAGGATGCTCGGTCGTCAGGACGCGAAGATCGTCTTCTTCTGGCGCTCGATGGACGAGAGCAGGCTGTCGACGCCCTTGGGGTCGCGGATGAACTTCTGCAGCGCCGGCTGCATCACCGTGGAGGTGAAGTCCGGGCGGCTGTCGCGGTCCATGAACTGGGTGAGGCTCTTGGCGCCGGAGATCATCTCGTACGCCTTCTTCTGCAGCGGCGAGTACGAGGAGGTGTCGGCCTTGGTGGAGGCCGCCACCACGTTCGGGTCGGCCTTCAGGTAGATCTGCTCGGCCTCCGGGGTGCCGAGGAACTCCAGCAGCTTGGCCGCGCCCGCCTTGTTCTTCGGGGCCTTGCTGAGCATGAAGCCGTCGGTGGGGGCCTCGACGGTGTCCTGGCCGTACGCCGGGTCGATCTCCGGGAAGGCGAAGAAGTCCAGGTCGTCCAGGTCGTCCTTGTTCGTGAACTGCTGGCCCACGAAGGTGCCCAGCAGGTACATGCCGGCCTTCTTCGACGCCAGGGTCTGCGCGGCGTCCTGCCAGGTACGGCCGACGGCGCCCTCCTGGTGGTACGGCAACAGCTCGGCCCACAGGTCGAAGACCTTGCGCACCTTGGCGTCCGTCCAGGACGCCTTGCCCGCCATCAGCTCGACGTGGAAGTCGTAGCCGTTGGTGCGGAAGTTGAGCTGGTCGAAGGTGCCCATCGCCGGCCAGGCGTCCTTGTCGCCGAAGGCGATCGGGACGAGCTTGTCCTTCTCCATCTGCTTGCAGAGGGCGATCAGCTGGTCCCACGTGGTGGGAACCTCGTAGCCCTTCTCCTGGAAGACGCTCTTGCGGTAGAAGAGCGCCCAGGGGTACGTGTACAGCGGCACGAAGTAGAACTTGCCGTCCGCGCCCTTGCTGAGCTTCTTCATCGCCTCGGGGAAGTTGCCCCCGATCTTGTCCCACACGTCGTCGATCGGGCTGGCGAGGCCCTTCGCCGCGAAGAACTGCATGCGGTAGCCCGCGAACCAGTGGAACACGTCGTCCGGCGTGCCCTGCAGGTAGGTGTTGATCTGCTCCTGGAACGTGTTGTGGTCCTTGGTGTTCACGTCGACCGTGATCCCGGACTGCTTCTTGAAGGCCGCGTAGATCTCGGCGAACGCCTTCTTCGGCACCGCGTCCGACGCGTTGGAGCCGAGGGTGACGGTCTTCGAGTCGGCGGCCGTGCCGCCGCTGCCGCCACAGGCGCTGAGCAGGGGGACTCCAGCGCCGAGTGCCGCGGCCCCGCCTATGCCGCGCAGCAGGGTGCGACGGCTCGGGCCGGGGACGGAGAGACCGGAAGGTGTGAGATGCATGTACGGCTCCCTGGGGGACAAGTCGTTCGGTCTCTATGGCCCTCGCCGGTGACTGATCGAAAACAATCAGAAACCAACTCGACCGAACATCGTGGCCGCAATAACAGCTCTATGTCATGTCATACGTCAAGACTTCTTGTCCCCCTTTGTTGAAACGTAATCCCTGGTTGTCGAAACGTGACCGTCACACACGTGAGCCACGTCACATGGACATGCTCACGCATACGGGACACAGCGACCGCACAAGCCCTCTCGCGACCGAGCGCGTGACGGTGCGCGCGCCTACGGGGAGGCGGAGAGCGCCTTGGTGTGTTTGCGCCGGCGTACGGAAACGCCCCGGTGCCCCTTCCGCCCTGACGCCCTCCCGTCCCTCGCGTCACGACCGTTCAACTGGATCCAGATCCGCACCTCGGTGCCGCCCAGCACCGACGACCCCAGGCGCACATCGCCGCCGGTCGACTCGGCGAGTCGACGCACGATGTCGAGGCCCAGACCGGTCGAGCCGTCGCTGCCGGAGCCGCGGCCCCGAGCCATGGCCGCCTCGGGGTCGGCGATGCCGGGGCCGGCGTCGGAGACGAGAACGATCACCGCGTCCTCGCCGTTGTGAACGTCGACAGCGAACGCGGTGCCCTCCGCCGTGTGCCGGAAGACATTGCCGAGGAGGGCGTCCAGGGCAGCGGCGAGGTCGGCCCGGGCGACGGGTATGCGGACCGGGCGCTCGATACCGGCCACCCGCCACTTGCGGCCCTCGTCCTCCGCGAGCGCCGACCAGAACGCCATCCGCTCCCGGACCACCTCGGCCGCGTCGCACCCGGCGCCGGGCCCCGCCACCGCGGTCTGCGGCTTGGCCTCCCGCGCCGTACGGATGATCGTGTCGACCTCCCGCTCCAGCTGCTCGACCGCCGCCCGCGTCTGCTCGGCGGCCGGCCCGTCGCCGAGCGAGGCCGCGTTCAGCCGCAGCACGGTCAGCGGTGTCCGCAGGCGGTGCGACAGGTCTGCCGCCAACTCCCTCTCGTTCGCCAGCAGCTGGACCACCTGGTCGGCCATCGCGTTGAACGCCACCGCCGCCAGCCGCAGCTCCTTGGGCCCCTTCTCCGGTACCCGCGCGCCCAGTTGCCCCTCCCCCAGTTCGTGCGCGCTCTCGACCAGCCGCCGCGCGGGCCGGACCATACGCACCCCGAGCCGGTCGGCCACCGCGACCGAGCCGACGATCAGCAGGGCGCCCACCCCGGCGAGCACCGCCCACGCCGTGGCGACCCCGTTGCTCACCTCCGACTCGGGCACATACACCTCGACGACCGCTATCTCGCCGGAGCTGAGCGCGGTCGGCTGGAGCAGCGTGGACCCGCCCGGCACCTCGGTGGTGGAGGCCCGGCCCAGCTTCCGCACGGTCACGATGTCCTCGTCCAAGGCCCGCTGCCGGCCCAGGTCGAGCGCGGCGGACCCCGTACCGTCCGCCGGTATGTGGACCGCCATCCCGTCGTCCGACCCGGCCGAGGCGACGACCCGCTCCAACTGCTCCCGGTCGGTGGTGATGGAGAGCGCCGGGGCGATCGCCGCCGCCTCCCGCTCGGCGCCCGAGAAGGCCCGGTCCCGCGCCATCTCCTTGACGACCAGCCCGAGCGGCACCGCGAACGCCACCACGACCATCGCCGTCACCGCCAGACACACCTTGACCAGTGCCCACCTCATGGCCGCGCCCCCGCCCCGGGTGGCTCCAGCTTCACGCCGACCCCCCGCAACGTGTGCAGATAGCGCGGCTTCGCCGCCGTCTCCCCCAACTTCCGCCGCAGCCACGACAGATGCACGTCGATGGTCTGGTCGTCCCCGTACGACTGCTGCCACACCTCGGCCAGCAGCTCCTTGCGCGGGACGACGACGCCGGGCCGTCCGGCGAGGAAGGCGAGCAGGTCGAACTCGCGCCGGGTGAGGTCGAGTCGTACGCCGTCCAGCTCGGCCTGGCGGCGCAGCGGATCGATCGCGAGGCCGCCGACGCGGATGACCGTGGACGGCGGTGCCTCCCCGGCGAAGGCGCGGGAGCGGCGCAGTACGGCCGCCATCCGGGCGGACAGGTGCTCGACCGAGAACGGCTTGGTCAGGTAGTCGTCCGCGCCCGCGTTCAACAGGCGGACGATCTCCGTCTCGTCGTCCCGCGCGGTCGCGATGATCACCGGGACGTCCGTGATGCCGCGCAGCATCTTCAGTGCCTCCGAGCCGTCGAGGTCGGGCAGCCCGAGGTCGAGGATGACCACGTCGAAGCGGACATGCGCGACCTCGCGCAGCGCCTCCAGGGCCGTACCGACGCTGCGCACGGTGTGTCCGGCGTCCGTCAGATGCCTGATCAGCGCCGAGCGTACGAACTGGTCGTCCTCGACCACGAGCACACGTGCCATGCGCCGCACCGTACGCCAAACGGGACGGGCCGGTCGGGGCCTGTGGACAACTCACGCGGCCGCGACACCTCCGG from the Streptomyces sp. NBC_00310 genome contains:
- a CDS encoding ABC transporter substrate-binding protein translates to MHLTPSGLSVPGPSRRTLLRGIGGAAALGAGVPLLSACGGSGGTAADSKTVTLGSNASDAVPKKAFAEIYAAFKKQSGITVDVNTKDHNTFQEQINTYLQGTPDDVFHWFAGYRMQFFAAKGLASPIDDVWDKIGGNFPEAMKKLSKGADGKFYFVPLYTYPWALFYRKSVFQEKGYEVPTTWDQLIALCKQMEKDKLVPIAFGDKDAWPAMGTFDQLNFRTNGYDFHVELMAGKASWTDAKVRKVFDLWAELLPYHQEGAVGRTWQDAAQTLASKKAGMYLLGTFVGQQFTNKDDLDDLDFFAFPEIDPAYGQDTVEAPTDGFMLSKAPKNKAGAAKLLEFLGTPEAEQIYLKADPNVVAASTKADTSSYSPLQKKAYEMISGAKSLTQFMDRDSRPDFTSTVMQPALQKFIRDPKGVDSLLSSIERQKKTIFAS
- a CDS encoding sensor histidine kinase is translated as MRWALVKVCLAVTAMVVVAFAVPLGLVVKEMARDRAFSGAEREAAAIAPALSITTDREQLERVVASAGSDDGMAVHIPADGTGSAALDLGRQRALDEDIVTVRKLGRASTTEVPGGSTLLQPTALSSGEIAVVEVYVPESEVSNGVATAWAVLAGVGALLIVGSVAVADRLGVRMVRPARRLVESAHELGEGQLGARVPEKGPKELRLAAVAFNAMADQVVQLLANERELAADLSHRLRTPLTVLRLNAASLGDGPAAEQTRAAVEQLEREVDTIIRTAREAKPQTAVAGPGAGCDAAEVVRERMAFWSALAEDEGRKWRVAGIERPVRIPVARADLAAALDALLGNVFRHTAEGTAFAVDVHNGEDAVIVLVSDAGPGIADPEAAMARGRGSGSDGSTGLGLDIVRRLAESTGGDVRLGSSVLGGTEVRIWIQLNGRDARDGRASGRKGHRGVSVRRRKHTKALSASP
- a CDS encoding response regulator transcription factor: MARVLVVEDDQFVRSALIRHLTDAGHTVRSVGTALEALREVAHVRFDVVILDLGLPDLDGSEALKMLRGITDVPVIIATARDDETEIVRLLNAGADDYLTKPFSVEHLSARMAAVLRRSRAFAGEAPPSTVIRVGGLAIDPLRRQAELDGVRLDLTRREFDLLAFLAGRPGVVVPRKELLAEVWQQSYGDDQTIDVHLSWLRRKLGETAAKPRYLHTLRGVGVKLEPPGAGARP